The following proteins come from a genomic window of Ruminococcaceae bacterium R-25:
- a CDS encoding transposon Tn916 excisionase — translation MVDNMSPDLPTKVPVWEKYSLSIAEAAEYFGIGENRLRSLINVHRDDDFILEVGAHVRIKRRLFEVYLDRASIA, via the coding sequence ATGGTTGATAATATGTCTCCCGATTTACCAACAAAGGTTCCTGTCTGGGAGAAGTATTCACTTTCAATAGCGGAAGCTGCAGAGTACTTCGGAATCGGCGAGAATCGCCTCAGGAGCTTGATTAACGTGCACAGAGATGATGACTTCATCCTTGAGGTCGGAGCTCATGTACGCATCAAGAGGAGGCTATTTGAAGTGTATTTGGACAGGGCATCTATTGCCTGA